A part of Bacillus horti genomic DNA contains:
- a CDS encoding Na-translocating system protein MpsC family protein, whose product MEYIQDKLKHVSSYMSKLLRKKFGRGPESCYAAINNRYLVFYIRGFISPMEEVLLQEKRSKSVTSARRTIITSTVEELKGVIQVTFDIEVGSFYHDWNFPNNSGVIIAALQHDEQRFVQETRGEEESVDIEKLEAEVNRISGLVQKVPNETTVHRISPTIYVVLRIGILIPIEKALIAKGFEKELLFTKDELEKAHFHRSGQFEQIFRRQVNDIFVDWNLKEDKGLMCFVLKS is encoded by the coding sequence ATGGAATACATTCAAGATAAGCTAAAGCATGTCAGTAGCTATATGAGTAAGCTACTGCGGAAAAAATTTGGCAGAGGACCGGAATCCTGCTATGCAGCGATCAACAACCGGTACCTGGTTTTTTACATACGTGGATTCATTTCTCCTATGGAAGAGGTATTGCTCCAGGAGAAAAGAAGCAAGAGTGTAACAAGTGCACGAAGGACAATCATTACAAGCACGGTGGAGGAATTAAAGGGAGTGATACAGGTCACCTTTGATATAGAGGTGGGTAGCTTCTATCACGATTGGAACTTTCCGAATAATTCAGGTGTGATTATAGCCGCTCTACAGCATGATGAACAGCGCTTTGTTCAGGAAACACGGGGAGAAGAGGAGTCAGTAGATATTGAAAAGCTAGAAGCAGAGGTCAATCGGATTAGTGGGCTAGTACAAAAGGTACCAAATGAAACGACGGTTCATCGGATCTCACCTACCATCTATGTTGTTCTAAGAATAGGGATTTTGATTCCTATAGAAAAAGCTTTGATTGCTAAAGGCTTTGAAAAGGAACTTCTATTTACAAAAGATGAATTGGAAAAGGCTCATTTTCACCGAAGTGGTCAATTTGAACAGATTTTTAGACGACAGGTCAATGATATCTTTGTCGATTGGAATTTAAAAGAGGATAAAGGACTTATGTGTTTTGTTCTAAAATCATGA
- a CDS encoding 5'-nucleotidase C-terminal domain-containing protein — protein sequence MVRSKYIAFLLTLVLVFSLLIPGFQTTSLANTDEVITFKVLHTNDIHASIDGFGKISSYIESQRQLADYSLYLDAGDIFSGNPVVDLQQGRPIINLLNLLGLDALTIGNHEFDYGQEEFANRVAESNFPWLSANTNIVDSSIPIEQPDPYKIFELDDLTVGVLSITEAPPSTAPANVVGIEFNEDYADAVRQYEFLKDEVDILIGLTHIGYPEDRQLAAEVDFLDVIIGGHSHTTLNQPQVVNGTPIVQTGANGTNVGNLTFTINSQTKEIEGFQGHLQRVADLVDVDQDIQDIVDQYNEDMEEILGKVIGYTNTGLTRDGRTNRDVALGNFWTDAMRNLVGADISLTNNGGIRDGISVGEITAGDIYRIEPFANEVMEIEMTGQAIKDVIEYSYTRDDRNQIDLQTSGLHYEIFVDTARNYLDSYLEVNGEPIDLEGTYTLAIPDYIGTGGSGYEFVGEVLQPSAGFMTNAMISYGEKLMAEQGVIDYPATEGRIKVTIDPTGGNPGEVIGSTERGLSDTNKARSDAGLGNLYTDAVKAKGQADFGLLNGSSVTGQIPAGDITDRQIQGLDNFSNDVVVVKATGERIKEVILSQSNYYRSVDIQASGLNYVLVPGTGSDRFSDVIITLEDGTALDLQAEYTVAYNNYMHGANFYNLGSETVGSDHGKVWEAVIEFVQGHQGPIDYQEGQRITIQGQGGPGPELPDGVISVAEAIENNSGSATVQGYIVGTMNWNFDGQETPFQATNLLLADSPDERDRTKILPVQLPQGQLRAALNLVDNPENLGQAVRITGDLAAYFSQPGLRSPSAYEFVDVQQPEPDYISVAEAIENNSGTATVQGYIVGSMNWNFDGEGTPFQATNLLLADDASERDRTKILPVQLPQGQLRAALNLVDNPENLGQAVRITGDLAAYFSQPGLRSPSAYEFVDGQEPGPEPEYITLAEARNVPAGTEVSIEAVVTTQVGAWGSKGFYVQDETAGAYVFQNQADVDPGDVVQLTGTTGIFNGEFQLASLTHLETTSTIEVPTAVAVSPAQISKDNEGQLVSLEEVEIANLQQVNNFGTFEFTANLGTESVVVRVDNRTGLVFDDFEFQNGDVVDITGISSQFNGTYQLKPRGAADITPAQGGEEPGEPGEPDLVDFRGLYELIDRISFKNHGAKVSLVVKVAKAEVYFTLADELSKVGLTKKAEQQHDKGIDTLDKVLEDAQRGNKGLSEEDEAELVQYIEQLKAQYEKE from the coding sequence ATGGTGCGTTCTAAGTATATAGCTTTTTTACTGACGCTTGTTTTAGTGTTTTCATTGTTGATTCCAGGGTTTCAAACTACTAGCTTAGCGAATACAGATGAGGTCATCACATTCAAAGTTTTACATACCAATGACATTCATGCAAGCATTGATGGCTTTGGTAAGATTTCCTCTTATATTGAATCTCAAAGACAATTGGCCGATTACTCTTTATATCTAGATGCAGGGGATATTTTTAGTGGAAACCCTGTCGTAGATTTGCAGCAAGGCCGACCTATTATTAATCTATTAAATTTATTAGGATTAGATGCGTTAACAATTGGAAATCATGAATTTGATTATGGACAAGAGGAATTTGCTAATCGTGTAGCAGAATCTAACTTCCCCTGGTTAAGCGCAAATACAAATATTGTGGATTCTAGCATTCCTATTGAACAGCCAGATCCGTATAAAATCTTTGAGTTAGACGATTTGACAGTGGGAGTACTGTCCATTACGGAAGCTCCTCCTTCAACCGCACCAGCCAATGTGGTAGGAATCGAGTTTAATGAGGATTATGCTGATGCAGTGAGACAGTACGAGTTTCTGAAGGATGAAGTGGATATTCTCATTGGTTTAACTCACATTGGCTATCCAGAGGATCGTCAGCTGGCAGCTGAAGTAGATTTTCTTGATGTGATTATTGGAGGACATTCTCATACAACGTTAAACCAACCTCAAGTTGTCAATGGAACACCTATTGTCCAAACGGGAGCCAACGGTACGAATGTTGGTAATTTGACGTTTACAATTAACAGTCAAACAAAGGAAATTGAAGGTTTTCAAGGTCATCTTCAAAGAGTGGCTGATCTCGTTGATGTGGATCAAGATATTCAGGATATCGTAGATCAATATAACGAGGACATGGAAGAGATTTTAGGGAAAGTAATTGGATACACGAATACAGGTTTAACAAGAGATGGTCGTACGAATCGTGATGTTGCCTTAGGGAACTTCTGGACAGATGCGATGCGTAATCTTGTTGGAGCAGATATCTCCTTAACAAATAATGGAGGAATCAGAGACGGGATATCCGTTGGTGAGATTACGGCTGGAGATATTTATCGAATAGAGCCTTTTGCTAATGAAGTCATGGAAATTGAAATGACAGGTCAGGCGATTAAGGACGTGATTGAATACTCCTATACAAGAGATGATCGTAATCAGATTGATCTCCAAACATCAGGTTTACATTATGAAATCTTTGTGGATACGGCAAGAAACTATTTAGATTCTTATTTAGAGGTTAATGGTGAGCCAATTGATTTAGAGGGCACATACACTCTTGCCATTCCAGACTATATTGGAACAGGTGGAAGTGGCTATGAGTTTGTAGGAGAGGTGTTACAGCCATCCGCAGGGTTCATGACAAATGCCATGATCTCTTATGGTGAGAAGCTTATGGCTGAACAAGGAGTCATTGATTATCCAGCAACTGAAGGTCGTATTAAAGTAACGATTGATCCTACAGGTGGAAATCCTGGAGAGGTGATTGGTTCTACAGAAAGAGGTCTTTCTGATACAAACAAAGCTAGATCTGATGCTGGCTTAGGAAATTTATACACGGATGCAGTAAAAGCAAAGGGTCAAGCTGACTTCGGTCTGTTAAATGGCTCATCTGTTACAGGGCAAATTCCTGCTGGAGATATAACAGATCGACAAATTCAGGGGCTAGATAATTTCTCGAATGACGTTGTGGTTGTAAAAGCTACAGGTGAGCGAATTAAGGAAGTTATTCTTTCCCAATCGAACTATTATCGTAGTGTAGATATTCAAGCATCTGGATTAAACTATGTGTTAGTTCCAGGAACAGGGAGTGACAGGTTTAGTGATGTGATCATTACTCTAGAGGATGGAACAGCACTAGATTTACAGGCTGAGTATACCGTTGCTTATAACAACTACATGCATGGAGCGAACTTCTACAACCTTGGCTCTGAAACGGTGGGTAGTGACCATGGTAAGGTGTGGGAAGCTGTTATCGAATTTGTTCAAGGTCATCAGGGTCCTATTGATTATCAGGAAGGCCAACGGATCACTATCCAAGGACAAGGCGGTCCAGGACCTGAGCTTCCTGACGGGGTAATCTCAGTAGCGGAGGCGATTGAAAATAATTCAGGCTCTGCCACTGTCCAAGGATATATTGTAGGAACAATGAACTGGAATTTTGATGGACAAGAAACACCGTTCCAAGCAACAAATCTATTACTAGCTGATAGCCCAGATGAAAGGGACCGCACGAAGATCCTACCTGTACAGCTTCCACAAGGGCAGCTACGTGCAGCTCTTAATCTTGTAGACAATCCAGAGAACTTAGGTCAAGCAGTACGCATTACAGGTGACTTAGCGGCTTACTTTTCACAGCCTGGTTTAAGATCACCATCAGCTTATGAATTCGTAGATGTACAGCAGCCTGAGCCAGATTATATTTCAGTTGCAGAAGCGATTGAAAATAATTCAGGTACAGCCACGGTTCAAGGATATATTGTTGGAAGCATGAACTGGAACTTTGACGGAGAAGGAACTCCCTTCCAAGCGACTAACCTTTTATTAGCGGATGATGCTAGTGAACGTGATCGTACGAAAATTCTTCCTGTACAGCTTCCACAAGGACAGCTGCGAGCAGCCCTTAACCTAGTGGATAACCCAGAAAATTTGGGTCAAGCAGTACGCATTACGGGCGATTTAGCAGCATACTTTTCACAGCCTGGATTAAGATCTCCTTCTGCCTATGAATTTGTGGACGGACAGGAACCAGGTCCAGAGCCAGAATATATTACGCTTGCAGAAGCGAGAAATGTACCTGCTGGTACAGAAGTAAGTATTGAAGCGGTTGTGACTACACAGGTAGGTGCATGGGGCTCTAAAGGATTCTATGTACAAGATGAAACGGCAGGAGCATATGTATTCCAGAATCAAGCGGATGTGGACCCAGGTGATGTAGTACAGCTTACAGGGACAACAGGAATTTTCAATGGAGAGTTCCAGCTTGCTTCCCTAACTCATCTAGAAACAACATCAACAATAGAGGTGCCTACAGCGGTAGCTGTGAGTCCAGCACAGATCAGCAAGGATAATGAAGGTCAATTAGTATCCTTAGAAGAAGTGGAAATCGCTAATTTGCAGCAGGTCAATAACTTTGGAACTTTTGAATTCACAGCGAACCTAGGGACAGAATCAGTAGTTGTACGTGTGGATAACCGTACGGGATTAGTTTTTGATGATTTTGAATTTCAAAACGGGGATGTTGTAGATATAACGGGGATTTCAAGTCAGTTTAACGGAACGTACCAGCTTAAGCCTAGAGGTGCAGCAGATATTACTCCTGCCCAAGGGGGAGAAGAGCCAGGTGAGCCAGGTGAACCTGACTTGGTTGATTTCAGAGGCTTGTATGAGCTAATTGATCGTATTTCCTTTAAGAATCACGGAGCAAAGGTTTCTCTTGTTGTTAAAGTAGCTAAAGCAGAGGTTTACTTTACTCTAGCTGATGAGCTTTCCAAAGTAGGTCTAACGAAGAAGGCCGAGCAACAACATGATAAAGGGATTGATACTCTAGATAAGGTGCTCGAGGATGCTCAAAGAGGAAACAAGGGCTTATCTGAAGAAGATGAAGCTGAGCTTGTTCAGTATATTGAGCAGTTGAAGGCGCAGTACGAGAAGGAGTAA
- a CDS encoding uracil-DNA glycosylase, with amino-acid sequence MSILKNDWADILAEEFEKPYYLELREFLKKEYATTKVFPSMYDIFNALHYTPYAETKIVILGQDPYHGHGQAHGLSFSVQPGVPTPPSLQNIYKELEQDVGFQIPNHGHLIEWAKQGVLLLNTVLTVRQGQPNSHKGMGWETFTDQVIRKLNEREKPVIFILWGKHAQEKKLLITNPQHSILQSPHPSPFSARRGFFGSRPFSTANQLLQDSGQESVKWNLQA; translated from the coding sequence ATGAGTATATTAAAAAACGATTGGGCAGACATTTTAGCAGAAGAATTTGAGAAACCCTATTATCTAGAGCTTAGAGAATTCCTGAAAAAGGAGTACGCAACCACTAAGGTGTTTCCATCCATGTATGACATATTTAACGCCTTGCACTATACTCCATATGCCGAAACAAAGATTGTCATTTTAGGCCAGGATCCATATCATGGACATGGACAGGCCCACGGGCTGAGCTTTTCGGTACAGCCCGGTGTCCCAACGCCACCATCATTACAGAACATCTATAAGGAGCTCGAACAAGACGTAGGCTTCCAAATCCCCAATCATGGTCACTTAATAGAATGGGCGAAGCAAGGAGTGCTTTTATTAAACACCGTTTTAACGGTTAGACAAGGTCAACCTAATTCCCATAAAGGGATGGGCTGGGAAACGTTTACGGATCAAGTCATCAGGAAATTGAATGAGAGAGAAAAGCCAGTGATATTTATTCTGTGGGGCAAACACGCTCAAGAGAAAAAGCTACTTATCACTAATCCTCAGCATTCCATTCTTCAGTCTCCACATCCTAGTCCGTTTTCAGCGCGTCGTGGATTTTTCGGCAGCCGTCCATTTTCTACTGCCAATCAGCTTCTGCAGGATTCAGGGCAAGAATCCGTTAAGTGGAATTTACAAGCTTAA
- a CDS encoding TrkH family potassium uptake protein has protein sequence MKTFVIWRISMRRNVRTRIQEMGPPQLIMSVFALLIGIGTLLLSLPLSSASGKSVGLLDAWFTATSAVCVNGLVVVDTGSVYSTFGQVVIMMLIQIGGLGFMTLGVMVAIVLGKKIGLKQRLIIQQTTQSVSSQGLVKLSLYIAMIVFILESLATVILTLRWKDEMGLGQAAYYALFHTISAFNNAGFALWSDSLSGFLDDPVVIITIVLLFLIGGLGYIVVVDLVQKRSWRRLSLHSKIVLLASGLLLAGGFLLIFLLESWNYNTFGHLTFGERVSAAFFQGATPRSAGFNTIDIASMLTASQFVIIILMFIGAASGGTGGGIKVNTFVVLLLATLNTFRGGGQIHAFQRKINQEVVMRALAVVISSLTFVLVVALLLTITEDMLEEHFLEVLFEATSAFSTTGLSMGLTSELSPLGKVIVTLTMFAGRLGPLTLAFALARKKRSSKLGYPEDHILIG, from the coding sequence ATGAAGACATTCGTTATATGGAGAATAAGTATGAGAAGAAACGTTAGAACACGAATTCAGGAGATGGGTCCACCTCAACTGATTATGAGTGTATTTGCTCTATTAATTGGAATTGGAACTCTCCTGCTCTCCCTACCCCTTTCATCAGCCAGTGGGAAGTCGGTTGGCTTGCTTGATGCATGGTTTACCGCTACTTCAGCCGTTTGTGTAAACGGGTTAGTCGTTGTAGATACCGGAAGTGTATACTCTACGTTTGGGCAAGTCGTCATTATGATGCTTATTCAAATTGGAGGCTTGGGATTTATGACGTTAGGGGTCATGGTGGCTATTGTACTAGGCAAAAAAATTGGTTTAAAACAAAGATTGATTATTCAGCAAACAACCCAATCCGTCTCATCCCAAGGTTTGGTGAAGTTGAGTTTATACATTGCTATGATTGTGTTTATTTTGGAAAGCTTGGCAACAGTCATCCTTACTTTGAGATGGAAGGATGAAATGGGTCTTGGTCAGGCTGCCTATTATGCGTTATTCCACACAATATCTGCTTTTAACAATGCGGGCTTTGCTCTTTGGTCCGATAGCTTATCTGGATTTTTAGACGATCCAGTCGTAATCATAACTATTGTCTTACTATTTCTTATTGGTGGGTTGGGATATATCGTAGTGGTTGATCTTGTGCAGAAACGCTCTTGGCGCAGGCTATCCCTGCATTCCAAAATTGTGCTTCTCGCATCCGGTCTTCTTTTGGCAGGAGGTTTTCTCCTTATCTTTTTACTGGAGAGCTGGAACTACAATACATTTGGTCATTTAACTTTTGGGGAACGGGTTTCAGCTGCTTTCTTCCAAGGAGCTACACCCCGAAGTGCGGGATTCAATACCATTGATATTGCCAGCATGCTGACTGCCTCTCAATTTGTCATCATCATATTGATGTTTATCGGAGCGGCATCAGGCGGCACAGGTGGGGGAATCAAGGTCAACACCTTCGTTGTTCTCCTTTTGGCCACTCTAAACACCTTTCGCGGCGGTGGACAGATCCATGCCTTCCAGCGCAAAATTAATCAAGAAGTCGTCATGCGTGCCCTTGCTGTCGTCATTAGTTCACTTACCTTTGTGCTTGTCGTTGCGCTGCTCTTAACTATTACAGAAGACATGTTGGAGGAACATTTTCTTGAAGTTTTATTTGAAGCTACTTCTGCTTTTAGCACAACAGGGCTTTCCATGGGACTGACCAGCGAATTATCTCCCCTTGGCAAGGTCATCGTCACCCTCACCATGTTTGCGGGACGGTTGGGCCCATTGACGTTGGCCTTTGCCTTGGCCCGTAAAAAAAGATCATCAAAACTGGGTTACCCGGAAGATCATATTTTGATTGGTTAA
- a CDS encoding alanyl-tRNA editing protein — protein MTKKLYYSDSYLKMWQAKVVQVIEKEYEILVRLDVTAFYPHGGGQPCDLGSIDGIPVLDVYSEGEHIWHKLERLPKDTEVTCTIDWERRFDHMQQHTGQHLLSALCLEGLNAQTISFHLGLDHVSIDVAKWPLKWEELMTLEREVNRQIYLNRSIHSYFVTEDEAKSLPLVKPPTVSGSVRIVEIEDIEYNACGGTHVSRTGEIGIIKMLKAEKHKEGTRIYFKCGYRALQDYNEGLQTLTTLAATFQAGREHILDRFAKWEEERKQLEAELISLQKRNRAYQAQELLNHSPGNVVAHVFADQSFKDIQQLAQEIASGHDVLVLFATTAENKLILLHNGTQQVACGKLFKEHLSTFNGKGGGSDKTAQAGFTSKEDMLKFFDFLGQFR, from the coding sequence ATGACCAAGAAACTGTATTATTCCGATTCATACCTTAAAATGTGGCAAGCAAAGGTTGTACAAGTTATAGAAAAAGAATATGAGATTCTGGTACGTTTAGATGTAACCGCTTTTTATCCCCATGGAGGAGGACAGCCCTGTGATCTAGGGTCTATTGATGGAATTCCTGTGTTAGACGTCTACAGTGAGGGTGAACATATTTGGCATAAGCTTGAACGATTGCCCAAAGACACTGAAGTGACGTGTACAATAGATTGGGAGCGAAGATTTGACCATATGCAACAGCATACTGGTCAACACTTACTTTCTGCCCTTTGCTTGGAAGGGCTTAATGCTCAAACCATTAGCTTTCATTTAGGCTTGGATCATGTCAGCATTGACGTGGCTAAGTGGCCCTTAAAATGGGAGGAACTGATGACTTTAGAGCGGGAGGTTAACAGACAAATCTATTTAAATAGAAGCATACATAGCTATTTTGTTACAGAAGATGAGGCGAAAAGCCTTCCGCTCGTCAAGCCACCTACAGTTAGCGGCAGTGTTCGTATCGTAGAAATCGAAGATATTGAATACAACGCCTGTGGAGGCACTCATGTTTCTCGTACAGGTGAGATAGGCATCATTAAAATGCTAAAAGCAGAAAAGCACAAGGAAGGTACTCGGATTTATTTCAAATGCGGTTATCGTGCCTTGCAGGACTATAATGAAGGTCTACAAACTCTTACAACACTAGCAGCTACCTTCCAAGCAGGACGCGAGCATATTCTGGATCGTTTCGCTAAATGGGAGGAGGAGCGCAAACAGCTTGAAGCAGAGCTAATCAGCCTACAAAAAAGGAATCGTGCCTATCAAGCACAGGAGCTGTTGAATCATTCCCCCGGAAATGTCGTTGCCCATGTATTTGCTGATCAATCCTTCAAGGATATACAGCAGCTTGCCCAGGAGATTGCTTCTGGACATGATGTTCTTGTTCTTTTTGCTACCACCGCGGAAAACAAATTAATTCTACTCCATAACGGTACTCAGCAGGTAGCTTGTGGAAAGCTTTTTAAAGAGCATTTATCCACCTTCAACGGTAAAGGGGGAGGCAGTGATAAGACTGCCCAAGCTGGTTTTACCTCGAAGGAGGATATGTTGAAGTTTTTTGATTTTCTCGGTCAATTTAGGTAG
- a CDS encoding RNA polymerase sigma factor codes for MIQSNREVQDQFKNLTEPFRDELWRYCRYITGSPWDGEDLFQETLLKAFGMLYQRWHPTNPKSYLFRMATNLWIDWCRKQKVKLDPLQEENAPVEYPHDSLELEEAVYLLTNILPPRQTAAFLLLDIFHFSGSEVAGMLHSTQGGVYAAAKRARETLKNRIKEGKPTEEQAVDMERVGGEGRAVIDAYLKAFNSGDITAMLELFNEHTVNEAVSGFQEYSKNEMRSGSLQGGKLGAVFAEERVLWGRRVIITFAQTEQGKALHDVQYQEVENSKIVAHKSYFFCKQFLFAVSKELGVPVQLNKPPVNWEQV; via the coding sequence ATGATTCAGTCCAATCGGGAAGTGCAAGACCAATTCAAAAACCTAACTGAGCCGTTTCGTGATGAGCTATGGAGGTATTGCCGTTATATAACTGGCTCTCCATGGGATGGCGAGGATTTGTTTCAGGAAACTCTGCTGAAAGCTTTCGGCATGCTCTATCAGAGGTGGCATCCAACCAATCCAAAATCCTATCTCTTTCGGATGGCGACCAACTTGTGGATAGATTGGTGTAGGAAACAGAAAGTAAAGCTCGATCCCTTGCAGGAAGAAAATGCACCAGTCGAGTATCCCCATGATTCATTGGAGCTGGAGGAAGCTGTATATTTATTAACAAACATTCTTCCACCTCGTCAGACCGCTGCTTTCTTATTGCTGGATATATTCCATTTTTCGGGGAGTGAGGTAGCCGGAATGTTACATTCTACTCAAGGAGGAGTTTACGCTGCTGCAAAACGAGCAAGAGAAACTCTGAAAAATCGTATAAAGGAAGGCAAACCTACTGAGGAACAGGCTGTTGATATGGAAAGGGTAGGAGGGGAAGGTAGAGCTGTAATTGATGCTTATCTCAAAGCCTTCAATAGTGGAGACATCACTGCTATGCTCGAATTATTTAATGAGCACACGGTGAACGAAGCCGTTTCAGGATTTCAGGAATACTCCAAAAATGAAATGCGCAGCGGTTCACTACAAGGGGGCAAACTAGGAGCCGTATTCGCTGAGGAAAGAGTTTTATGGGGCAGAAGGGTCATCATCACCTTTGCTCAAACTGAACAAGGGAAAGCGCTACATGACGTGCAATATCAGGAAGTAGAGAATAGTAAGATTGTAGCTCATAAAAGCTATTTCTTCTGTAAGCAATTCTTGTTTGCGGTTAGCAAAGAGTTGGGGGTACCTGTGCAACTAAATAAACCTCCTGTTAACTGGGAGCAGGTTTAA
- a CDS encoding Na-translocating system protein MpsC family protein: protein MIPNDNQTQRISIMLKDKMSTYFGMSPPTCTSYLHSPYLVITLKNILSPLESSLINQGEMFLVEKIRDVIMKPLLEELEDQLKQTMAFQVERWYYDWKYGANQGIIMAKEEKGFMSDVANSAHTFAEIVVDCYTEIHTEPERVKVMEVHQHAFLLACSGVLFDIEKMLFKQGHEKLLRKRENPRRASFLHRLSQRLGWDYEHTFDHVSVLWDYEQDTALIYLEILKAS, encoded by the coding sequence ATGATTCCTAATGACAACCAAACTCAACGAATCTCAATCATGCTGAAAGACAAAATGTCAACTTACTTTGGCATGAGCCCTCCGACATGTACTTCTTATTTGCACAGCCCCTACTTAGTCATCACACTCAAAAATATCTTATCTCCGTTGGAATCAAGCCTCATTAATCAGGGTGAAATGTTTCTCGTGGAGAAAATACGTGATGTCATCATGAAGCCATTGCTAGAAGAGCTAGAGGATCAACTAAAGCAAACGATGGCATTCCAGGTAGAGAGGTGGTATTACGATTGGAAGTACGGAGCTAATCAAGGTATCATCATGGCCAAAGAAGAGAAAGGATTCATGTCAGATGTAGCGAATTCCGCTCATACATTTGCAGAAATCGTGGTAGACTGTTATACCGAGATTCATACTGAACCAGAAAGGGTAAAAGTGATGGAAGTCCACCAGCATGCTTTTTTACTTGCTTGTTCGGGGGTATTATTTGATATAGAGAAAATGCTATTTAAGCAAGGGCATGAGAAGCTTTTAAGAAAAAGAGAAAATCCTAGAAGAGCAAGCTTCCTCCACCGATTAAGCCAAAGACTGGGCTGGGATTATGAGCATACCTTTGACCACGTTTCTGTTCTTTGGGACTATGAACAAGATACAGCTCTCATTTACTTAGAGATCCTTAAAGCAAGCTGA
- a CDS encoding class I SAM-dependent methyltransferase, whose translation MELINILRQHIEQNTWVQAILSQVRKKDGSLAQKVQIKPVELKGVMHYQFSYYYENKVKHENLLGEESIERVESLLQESYRQAVLQTTDNDYHILVSKKGKLKIMTKPPTKKSIDRQHNRQKTYILEEGIAVPFLVELGVMTESGKVHNKKYDKYRQINRFLEMIRDILPHLPRNRTVQILDFGCGKSYLTFALYYYLVELEKLDVHITGLDLKEDVIRHCQQLAEQFGYENLQFKVGDIAKYDEKSAIDMMVTLHACDTATDAALEKAVRWNAGIILSVPCCQHELLTQIDNDILEPMLGHGLIKERFASLATDSIRAKLLSILRYRTQLLEFIDLEHTPKNILIRAIKEESLAKDKQKQLVREYTTFRDFIQAKPYLERALEDRLAPLLEES comes from the coding sequence GTGGAACTGATTAACATATTACGACAACACATAGAGCAGAACACGTGGGTACAAGCCATTCTCAGTCAGGTGCGTAAGAAGGACGGATCTCTAGCCCAAAAAGTTCAAATTAAGCCAGTGGAGCTGAAGGGAGTTATGCACTATCAATTCAGCTATTATTATGAAAACAAGGTGAAGCATGAAAACTTGCTAGGTGAGGAGTCTATAGAGCGGGTAGAAAGTCTCTTGCAGGAAAGCTATAGACAGGCAGTGCTTCAAACAACCGATAATGACTATCACATCCTAGTGAGTAAAAAAGGGAAGCTAAAAATCATGACAAAGCCTCCGACTAAAAAGAGCATTGATCGTCAGCATAATCGCCAGAAAACGTATATTTTAGAAGAGGGCATAGCTGTACCATTTCTCGTTGAATTAGGAGTCATGACTGAATCAGGCAAAGTTCACAATAAGAAATATGATAAATACAGGCAGATCAATCGTTTTCTTGAAATGATTCGTGATATTCTTCCACATCTTCCAAGGAATCGAACAGTACAAATCCTAGATTTCGGCTGTGGTAAATCATATCTAACGTTTGCTCTGTACTATTACTTAGTTGAGCTTGAAAAGCTTGACGTGCATATCACGGGATTAGATTTAAAAGAGGATGTAATTCGTCACTGTCAGCAGCTCGCTGAACAGTTTGGTTATGAGAACCTACAGTTTAAAGTAGGGGATATTGCCAAGTATGATGAGAAGAGTGCCATTGATATGATGGTCACCTTGCACGCCTGTGATACGGCAACGGATGCGGCTCTTGAAAAAGCTGTACGTTGGAATGCAGGGATTATTTTGTCTGTTCCCTGCTGTCAGCATGAGCTATTGACGCAAATAGATAACGATATCCTTGAGCCTATGCTGGGTCACGGTCTTATAAAAGAACGCTTTGCTTCATTAGCAACAGATTCCATCCGAGCAAAGCTACTCAGTATTTTGAGATATAGGACACAGCTGCTGGAATTTATAGATTTGGAGCATACCCCGAAAAATATATTAATTCGAGCTATCAAAGAGGAGTCCTTAGCAAAGGACAAACAAAAGCAGCTAGTCAGAGAATACACGACATTTAGAGACTTTATTCAAGCTAAGCCTTATTTGGAGCGTGCTCTTGAAGATAGGCTAGCCCCTTTATTAGAAGAGAGTTAA